The nucleotide window TGACAGTTATCGACTACGAAGGTCTCTTCGACTTGGAAAGGAAGTCCATTGTTGTTCAAGGAATCCCTCAAGCTTCTTTCACGTATCTGCCTGCCGCACCGCGCGCCGATCAGGTTGTGGCCTTCAACGCTTCATTGAGCAGACCAATAGGAGGAACAATCTTGTCTTATCACTGGGATTTCGGCGATGGGACAACAGTCAACGAGTCCTCATCAGTTGTGGAACACTCATTCAGTCTGCCGCAGGTCTACACCGTAACACTCAATGTTACAGACACCGAAGGACTCTGGGATACAGAGTCACAATATGTCGTCATCATTAAGCCTCCGAGAGCAAGCTTCGTCGCGTATCCGTCAAGCGCATTTGTTGGCGAGACAGTGACGTTTAACGCAGAAGCCTCTGTTCCCGAAGGAGGGACAATAATTGCCTATTCTTGGAGCTTTGGAGAGGGGGCAAGAACCTCAGGAAACAGTCCAACTTCGACACACGTTTTTCAGGCGAAAGGCACGTATGACGTTGCGCTTAATGTCACAGACAGCGAAGGCTTGTGGGACACTGAAGTTGCTCAGATCGTTGTTGAAGAAAAGCCCCTACAACCGTGGCAATCCAACAACTTCATATTGATTCTGATCATATCTGTGGTGATCGTTGTCGCTCTTGCTTCGGTGCTCTTCCTCAAGCGACGGTTGTGAAACCACCCTTCCCAAGAGTCTGGAAATGACAGGCAGTACTTGTCGCCTATTGCTTCGCAATACCAAGTTTTCTAACGGTAGCTAGGCCCATCTTGGAGATGAGATCCCAAACTTTGTCCTTGGTAGTTCTCCGAAAGAAGGGGGTGTAGTGCGCTAAGCTATCGCCAACGACTTTGGGAGTGATTGTTCCCAGTCCTTCCTTGTGGGCTAAGGCTATGTGAGCTGCTCTTTGTGGGTTTATGCCCAGGATTTTGGCGGCCAGCGAGTCAACTGCAACCGGGTCGATGCTGGCCATGATGAGCCCCAGCTTCTTCGTTTGCTTTCCTCGAACCCACGTGCCATCTACGAGGCAGAGGTCTGGCTTTAGAGCCTTGTTCGCTGCCACTATTGCTGCATCGATGGGAGAGGAGTTAATCGCCCTGTTTTGAGCTTGAATTATGTCAAGACTGTTCTTAAGTGCGCATGAGACTACGAATTCTGAGGACAACTTCATTTTTGGGACGGTAACAAAGAAGTCGGCAGTGTCAAGAACGCTTGGAACGAGAAGCTCATAGGGGGTTCCTGCGACGTTTACTTCGATTTCATGGCAGTCGGTTTTGCTTAGGTTGACAAGCCGTGCGTTCTTCTTTGTGGCTACCCTAGAGTATCCGAGGAACTTGAAGAGAACTTCACAGGGTGCAGCTTGTGTGTCTGAACCAACGATTAACACGTCAAGGCTCTGTGATGTTGATGATCTCAACAGGTCTATGACGTCGCCAACAACGTGCGGATTAGTTGTTAGACCCGTAGTGTGGTCCCAGTAGTAACACAAGTCAGGCTTGATTACGACACTTTTTATGTTCGAATGCATATCAAATTGTATCAGTCTGAGGGACTCTTGTATGGTTTCCTGGAAGTCTGAATTTATAGAGGATACTAGGCTTACTAGGCTCATTTTGTCTTCACTCGTGATTTAGTGAAGTGAATCGAGTTCTCATACGCCTTTGAAATCACTTCCAAGTCTCGAAAGGCGTCGGCAGCCGAGGGTTCGGGGGATATATCGTTTAAGATGCAGTTGACGAAATACTCAAGCT belongs to Candidatus Bathyarchaeia archaeon and includes:
- a CDS encoding DUF362 domain-containing protein; the protein is MSLVSLVSSINSDFQETIQESLRLIQFDMHSNIKSVVIKPDLCYYWDHTTGLTTNPHVVGDVIDLLRSSTSQSLDVLIVGSDTQAAPCEVLFKFLGYSRVATKKNARLVNLSKTDCHEIEVNVAGTPYELLVPSVLDTADFFVTVPKMKLSSEFVVSCALKNSLDIIQAQNRAINSSPIDAAIVAANKALKPDLCLVDGTWVRGKQTKKLGLIMASIDPVAVDSLAAKILGINPQRAAHIALAHKEGLGTITPKVVGDSLAHYTPFFRRTTKDKVWDLISKMGLATVRKLGIAKQ